From a single Lates calcarifer isolate ASB-BC8 linkage group LG12, TLL_Latcal_v3, whole genome shotgun sequence genomic region:
- the LOC108891053 gene encoding protein shisa-5 — MLLGDLLQGGTDAQVEIVVLVQSKSFLHHITAVMVSRALSGLVCVFGVILLPAVWAAFCSSHWDDNGHHHESFQCGTMHCCGGCNKKYCCSEQENYLSQEDCPERDNTKHISLPAVGGIVSVFPVVFCVALVVCFVCPCCMLHQRCCKRRRRHQQIVINPTDVPLQTGSPSGYQLFYLGYQPVPVQHGRGGQPVPTAPPPSYMEAMGPALFPGSVLSWVSSLWVSRCTPSSFLVSLMDFHCLNWNILRTTRPMVQTSEQIKTLLGDCTTFLMGVCERVCGAG, encoded by the exons ATGCTGCTGGGTGACTTGCTGCAGGGAGGGACGGACGCACAGGTAGAGATCGTCGTCCTGGTGCAGTCAAAGTCTTTTCttcatcacatcacagcagTTATGGTTTCCAGAGCCTTGTCcggtcttgtgtgtgttttcggtGTGATCCTGCTCCCGGCCGTGTGGG CTGCTTTCTGCAGCAGCCACTGGGACGACAACGGTCACCACCATGAGTCCTTCCAGTGTGGCACAATGCACTGCTGTGGAGGATGCAACAAAAAGTACTGCTGCTCCGAACAGGAAAACTATCTGAGTCAAGAAGACTGTCCTGAAAGAGA CAATACCAAACACATATCTCTTCCAGCTGTGGGAGGCATCGTGTCTGTTTTCCCCGTCGTCTTCTGTGTGGCTCTGGTCGTCTGCTTTGTGTGTCCCTGCTGCATGCTTCACCAGAGGTGTTGTAAAAGACGCCGGCGACACCAACAGA TCGTGATAAACCCCACCGACGTGCCCCTGCAGACGGGCTCTCCCTCTGGGTACCAGCTGTTCTACCTGGGCTACCAGCCTGTTCCTGTCCAGCATGGACGTGGAGGTCAACCTGTACCCACAGCACCTCCACCCTCATACATGGAAGCAA tgggtCCAGCTCTCTTTCCAGGGTCAGTTCTCTCCTGGGTCAGTTCTCTGTGGGTCAGCCGATGTACCCCCTCCAGCTTCCTGGTCAGCCTTATGGACTTCCACTGTCTGAACTGGAACATCCTCCGTACAACCCGTCCTATGGTCCAAACTTCTGAACAGATAAAAACGCTGCTCGGTGACTGCACCACCTTTCTGATGGGAGTGTGTGAGCGAGTGTGTGGAGCAGGTTAA